A segment of the Capnocytophaga sp. ARDL2 genome:
TACCTTTTTGAAAAAAGCAACAGGAACCATCATTTTTACTTGTAACGAAGGAAAAGAAGTGCAATATACGATTCAAAAAGTCTTGCAAACAGGGCAACCACAAACGATTTGGATGGAAAGTGTGGGCGTAAATCAAAAAGGAGAGGTGGTGAGTAAAATGCGATTTGAATGGGCTTTGAAAATAAAAAAGTAGAATGAGTAATTTTCATTCTACTTTTAGGTTTTAATTTGTTTTTTTGTACGTACCCTCTACAGAAAAAGTAGGGATTTCTTTGCAAAATTTTGGAACTTTGTCTACCGTAATATCTTCGTAAAAAGCGTGCATATTGTTTTTTATGAAAATGAAACTCAATCGACCGTTTATGGTGTCGTTTAATTTATTGAGATTGACAGACAAGCGGTCTAAATCATTGATTTTTCCATTTAACTGAAATTGACAATATGATTTCAATGAGTCTTTCACCTCAGTTCCAATGAAATTTAAGGTGTAAATATCTTGTTTTGTCTTAAATATCTGAATTCTATTGTGTGTGCTAATGGTGTCTCCCAAAACATATGTTCCTAAAAACAAATCGTCAGTAAGTATATCAGAAGATTTGAAGGTATATTGAGATTTTAAATCGCCTTTAATATCCTTTAAATCAGATCCAACACGCATTATTGTTTGTGCATTTTTTATTTTATAAAACAATTTTTCATTGTCAAACGATGCAATAAATACAGAATCTTTCAGCTTCCATTTTCCATAATAGGTTTCAGGAAATTTGCTTTTTCCATCATAATAAATGGTACGTACCATAGTACTATCTTTGAAAAATTTGATAGAAGTTTCGATTCCATCACAATCAGGACAAGGCAACGTTGCGTCGTATTTTTTTGTAAAAATAGAATCTAATAATTCTGGTTTTATAAAAATATCAGAATCTTCCTTAGTTTTTTTATCACAAGAAGTATAAAAAACTAAAAATAAAGCAGAAACAAGAAATAAAGTATTTTTTTTCATAATGAAAATTTCTAATTGTCAAAATATTTTGTGAAATTATGAAAAGTATTTCAATTTCAAAAAGTTTGGGATAAAAAATGTGGAAAAAATGAAAGGATGTAAAATATACGAAATAATATTTTTAATTTTATTTTTAAAATAAGTATCTTTGCGGTTAAAACTGTCGATAATGAAAGTAGAAGAAACAAAACTGAAAGGTTGTTATGTCATAGAGCCAAATTTATATAAAGATGAAAGAGGTTATTTTTTTGAAAGTTTTAATGAAAAAGTTTTCAATGTGTTGACAAACAATACGATACATTTTGTGCAAGACAATCAATCTTTTTCAGTGAAAAATGTTATCAGGGGGTTGCATGCTCAATCGGGGAAACACGCCCAAGCAAAGTTGGTTCGTGTGATTCAAGGAGAAGTTATTGATGTAGCAGTGGATGCAAGAAAAGATTCACCAACATTTGGACAGTATGTAGCGGTAAAACTTTCTGCAGAAAATAATAGACAGTTATTTATACCACGAGGATTCTTACATGGATTTTCTGTGCTTTCAGAGACAGCAATTTTCTTTTATAAATGTGACAATTTCTACAATAAAGAGTCAGAAAATGGGGTACTATTCAATTCGCCAGAACTAAATATTGATTGGGGAATAGAACAAGGAAAAGAAATTGTTTCTGAAAAAGATTTGATTTTACCAACCTTTGATCAATTGTTTAGAAAGTAAATGAGAGTATTAGTAACAGGAAAAAATGGACAGTTGGGGTCAGAACTCTTTGAGTTGACAAATAATGATACCAATACATATGAATATGTATTTGTAGATAGAGAAAAAATGGATTTGAGTGATACTCAATCTATTTTGAAGGTGTTGCAATCTGTTCAACCACAATTGATTATTAATGCTGGAGCTTATACCGCTGTTGACAAAGCTGAAAGTGAATCAGAACTGGCAGATGCTATCAATCATCAAGCGATAAAAGCTATAGGTGAGTGGAGTAAGCAAAACAAAGCAAAAGTAATCCATATTTCTACAGATTATGTGTTTGATGCCAAAGATGATACTCCAATAAAAGAAAATCATGAAGTTTTTCCAATCAATGTGTATGGAAAAACAAAACAATTAGGAGAAAAAGCGTTGGAACAATCAGGAGCTGAGTTTGTGATTATACGTACAGCTTGGGTTTATTCAACGTATGGTACAAATTTCGTAAAAACTATGATCAAATTGATGGAAGAAAGAGACGAATTGTCTATTATCAACGATCAGGTTGGTTCGCCAACCTATGCACGAGATTTGGCTCAAGTGATTCTAAAAATCGTAGAAGGAGAATTTCATTCTGGTTATTATCACTATAGTAACGAAGGGAAAATTAGTTGGTTTGAATTTGCGGAAGAAATAAAAAGAATAAAAGGTTTGGAATGTCGTTTAACCCCAATTGCAACAGAGCAATATCCAACACCAGCATGTAGGCCAAAATTTTCTTTATTGGACAAGACAAAGATAAAAGAGACCTATAAAATCGAAATACCTTTTTGGAAAGACAGTTTGAAGGAAATGATGAGAAAGCTATAAATGAGAAAAAAGTATGGAACATGATAAAAGACCTTGGGGCGAATACTGGGTATTGGAAGATGCCGAAACCCATAAGGTAAAAAAAGTATTGGTAGAACAAGGAGGAAGATTGTCCTTGCAATATCACAAATTTAGAAGCGAAGTATGGACGATCGTTTCGGGAGTCGCTACAGTAACCATCGAAGGAGAAGTAAAAGAGTACAATGTAGGAGAGGTGGCTTATATTCCTCAAGGAGCATTGCATAGAATAGCAAATTATAGGGATAAACCTTTGATCTTTATCGAAGTACAATATGGTACTTATTTCGGAGAAGATGATATAATCCGAGTAGAGGATGATTATAGTAGGGAATAAAAATAAAGGCAAATGAATTTTAACATATTACAAAACAAAAAAATATTAGTAACAGGTGGAGCAGGATTCATTGGTTCTAATCTTACAGAAAAATTATTGGAGTTAGGAACGATTGTTACAGTTTTAGACAACTTTGCAACAGGGCATTATCATAATATTGAAGCATTTTTATCTAATCCTAATTTTACTTTGATAGAAGGAGATATCCGTGATTTAGAAACTTGTAGAAAAGCTTGTGAAGGACAGGATTTTGTCTTGCACCAGGCAGCTTTAGGTTCTGTACCGCGTTCTATTCATGATCCAATTACTAGTAACGATGTGAATGTAGGCGGTTTCCTTAATATGCTGGTAGCTGCGAGAGATGCGGGAGTAAAACGCTTGGTTTACGCAGCGAGTTCTTCTACTTATGGTGATTCTAAATCGCTACCTAAGGTGGAGGATGTCATCGGAAAACCTCTTTCTCCATATGCGATTACCAAATATGTGAATGAACTCTACGCCGATGTTTTCAAAAGAACTTATGATTTTGACACCATCGGATTGAGGTATTTTAATGTGTTCGGAAGAAGACAAGATCCCAATGGAGCATATGCGGCGGTCATTCCGAAATTTGTGATTCAGTTGATGAACCACCAATCGCCAACGATCAACGGAGATGGTACCTATTCAAGAGATTTTACCTATATTGATAATGTAGTGCAGATGAATCTTTTGGCGATTACTACTGAAAATCAAGAAGCTTTAAATCAAGTGTACAATACAGCAGTAGGAGACCGAACAACTATTAAAGATATGGCGGAACTGCTCAAAAAATACCTATCGGAATACGATCCAAAAATTGCCGATGTTGAAATTCTTCACGGCCCAATCGTCAAGGGGATGTACCACATTCATTAGCAAGTATAGATAAAGCGAAAGCTAATTTAGGTTACAACCCAACGTATATTTTTGCACAAGGATTGAAAGAAGCTGTAGATTGGTATTGGAAAAATTTGAAATAATCACAATTATCACCATAATGTATTTATAATAAAGTAAAAAGATTTGAAGTAATAAAATTATGGAAAATAAAAAAATTGCCGTTATTGGTCTTGGATATGTAGGATTGCCATTAGCAAGACTTTTTGCAACAAAATATTCAGTAGTTGGATTTGATATCAACACTGAAAGAGTTTCAAAACTCAATCAAGGACACGATGATACTTTGGAAGTATCAGATGAATTGCTTCAATCGTCATTAGTAAAAGAAAATCCTTTTTCTAAGAATGTTAATGGATTATTGTGTTCTTCAAATTTAGAAGATATCAAAGACGCAAATATTTACATCATTACAGTGCCAACTCCTGTGGATAAAAACAATCGTCCTGTGCTTACGCCTTTGATAAAAGCTAGTGAAACGGTTGGAAAAGTGTTGAGTAAAGGAGATATAGTTGTTTATGAGTCGACGGTTTATCCAGGAGCGACGGAAGAAGACTGTATTCCTGTGGTGGAGCGAGTTTCTGGAATGAAGTTTAACGAAGATTTTTTTGCAGGATATTCGCCAGAGCGTATCAACCCAGGGGATAAGGAACATACAGTTGATAAAATTTTGAAGGTAACTTCGGGTTCTACACCAGAAATTGGAAAAATCGTAAACGATATTTACAAATCGGTGATAACGGCAGGAACGCATTTGGCTCCGACGATCAAAGTTGCCGAAGCAGCTAAAGTGATTGAAAACTCTCAAAGAGATATTAACATTGCTTTTGTTAATGAATTGGCAAAAATCTTCAACTTGATGGATATTGATACCCATGCTGTATTAGAAGCTGCAGGAACAAAATGGAATTTCTTACCTTTCAAACCAGGGTTGGTAGGTGGACATTGTATTGGCGTTGATCCTTATTATTTAGCACAAAAAGCACAAGAATATGGTTATCACCCAGAAATTATTTTGGCAGGACGCAGACTGAACGATTCTATGGGGAAATATGTTGCCGAGCAAGTGGTGAAAGCAATGATTAAGAAAAATATCAATGTAAATGGTGCTGAAGTGTTGATGTTGGGAATTACTTTTAAAGAAAACTGTCCTGATGTTCGCAATACCAAAATCGTTGATGTGATTGCTGCTTTGGAAGACTTCGGTGTAAAAGTGACTACTTATGATCCTTGGGCAAATCCAGAAGAAGTTATTCATGAATACGGAATTGCCAGCCACCAATCATTAAATGCTAACCAAAAATTTGATGCAGTTGTATTAGGTGTCGCTCATAATGAGTTTAAAACATTAGATATCAATTTATTGACTAAGGAAAATGTAGTTGTGTATGATGTGAAGGGGATTTTGAATACTGTTGATGGAAGACTTTAATTGAGAGTGTGAGAGTATGTGAAGGTGTGAGCGTGAGATTGTGGAAATATGAGGCAGTATTTTGATAAAGACAATTAACCATAAAGATTCTCCTCCATAGGAGAGTTAGAGAAGGATAAGTTATAACATTATGAAAATTATCAATGTAGTTTTGACAGGAGGTGTAGGAAGTCGCTTGTGGCCGCTTTCTCGTAAAGAAAAGCCAAAACAATATCTCAATTTGCTAGCGGGAAAATCCCTGTTCCAGCAAACAGTGTTGAGAAATCAAACTGTGGCTACGGATTTGATGATTGTGGGGAATAAAGACAATTCTCACTTGTCAAAGTCACATTTAGAGGAACTTAATATTGCACAATATACAGAAATAGTAGAAGCTGAACCGAGAAATACAGCAGCAGCAATTGCTTTTGCAACCTTAGCGGTTGATAAAGAAGATATATTGATTATAACGCCATCGGATCATTTGATTGAGGATTTGGATTTGTATAATCAATGTTTGGAACAGGCAATACAGTTGGCAAAAAATGATGCGATTGTAACCTTTGGGCTAAAACCTACCAAACCAGAAACAGGCTACGGATATATTCAAATTCGTGATAACAAAGTATTAGGATTCAGAGAAAAACCAAATGGAGATACGGCTAAAGATTTTATTAAATCGGGTGATTTTTATTGGAATTCTGGAATATTTTGCTTCAAGGCAGGTACATTTCTTAAAGAATTAGAACAATACGAACCGGAGGTTTATCAAAAATCTAAAGAAGCCTTTGAAAAGAGTAAAAATGGTGTTTTACCATTAAAGGAAAGTAAAGAAATTCCTTCTATTTCAGTAGATTACGCTGTGATGGAATGCACCAAGAAATTACAAGCAGTTATAGGAACCTTTCGTTGGTCGGATATGGGGTCGTTTGAATCTATTTACGAATACTTGATTTCCAAAGGATATCCAACAGACAAAAATGGAAATATGGTCATTGGAACGGATATTCAAACAGAGTTTTTAGGAGTTGAAAACACCATTTTTGTTTATACCTCAGATGCTATTCTTATTCTGAAGAAAGAAAAAGCACAGGATGTGAAGAATGTGTATGAAAAGTGGGAGAAGTTGAGAAGGTAACAAAGTAAAAATATGGGAGAGTATGAGGTATAAAGGAAGAAATTAAAACTAAAAATTAAGTAGTGACAATAAAAGATAAATTGAATAAAATGAAGAATTTAATTCTCAATAATAAAAAAATTATTGAAAACTATTCTTTTATGACTGTTTTACAAGTGCTAAATTCATT
Coding sequences within it:
- a CDS encoding copper resistance protein NlpE N-terminal domain-containing protein, with product MKKNTLFLVSALFLVFYTSCDKKTKEDSDIFIKPELLDSIFTKKYDATLPCPDCDGIETSIKFFKDSTMVRTIYYDGKSKFPETYYGKWKLKDSVFIASFDNEKLFYKIKNAQTIMRVGSDLKDIKGDLKSQYTFKSSDILTDDLFLGTYVLGDTISTHNRIQIFKTKQDIYTLNFIGTEVKDSLKSYCQFQLNGKINDLDRLSVNLNKLNDTINGRLSFIFIKNNMHAFYEDITVDKVPKFCKEIPTFSVEGTYKKTN
- the rfbC gene encoding dTDP-4-dehydrorhamnose 3,5-epimerase; translation: MKVEETKLKGCYVIEPNLYKDERGYFFESFNEKVFNVLTNNTIHFVQDNQSFSVKNVIRGLHAQSGKHAQAKLVRVIQGEVIDVAVDARKDSPTFGQYVAVKLSAENNRQLFIPRGFLHGFSVLSETAIFFYKCDNFYNKESENGVLFNSPELNIDWGIEQGKEIVSEKDLILPTFDQLFRK
- the rfbD gene encoding dTDP-4-dehydrorhamnose reductase — translated: MRVLVTGKNGQLGSELFELTNNDTNTYEYVFVDREKMDLSDTQSILKVLQSVQPQLIINAGAYTAVDKAESESELADAINHQAIKAIGEWSKQNKAKVIHISTDYVFDAKDDTPIKENHEVFPINVYGKTKQLGEKALEQSGAEFVIIRTAWVYSTYGTNFVKTMIKLMEERDELSIINDQVGSPTYARDLAQVILKIVEGEFHSGYYHYSNEGKISWFEFAEEIKRIKGLECRLTPIATEQYPTPACRPKFSLLDKTKIKETYKIEIPFWKDSLKEMMRKL
- a CDS encoding phosphomannose isomerase type II C-terminal cupin domain is translated as MEHDKRPWGEYWVLEDAETHKVKKVLVEQGGRLSLQYHKFRSEVWTIVSGVATVTIEGEVKEYNVGEVAYIPQGALHRIANYRDKPLIFIEVQYGTYFGEDDIIRVEDDYSRE
- a CDS encoding nucleotide sugar dehydrogenase, whose amino-acid sequence is MENKKIAVIGLGYVGLPLARLFATKYSVVGFDINTERVSKLNQGHDDTLEVSDELLQSSLVKENPFSKNVNGLLCSSNLEDIKDANIYIITVPTPVDKNNRPVLTPLIKASETVGKVLSKGDIVVYESTVYPGATEEDCIPVVERVSGMKFNEDFFAGYSPERINPGDKEHTVDKILKVTSGSTPEIGKIVNDIYKSVITAGTHLAPTIKVAEAAKVIENSQRDINIAFVNELAKIFNLMDIDTHAVLEAAGTKWNFLPFKPGLVGGHCIGVDPYYLAQKAQEYGYHPEIILAGRRLNDSMGKYVAEQVVKAMIKKNINVNGAEVLMLGITFKENCPDVRNTKIVDVIAALEDFGVKVTTYDPWANPEEVIHEYGIASHQSLNANQKFDAVVLGVAHNEFKTLDINLLTKENVVVYDVKGILNTVDGRL
- a CDS encoding mannose-1-phosphate guanylyltransferase gives rise to the protein MKIINVVLTGGVGSRLWPLSRKEKPKQYLNLLAGKSLFQQTVLRNQTVATDLMIVGNKDNSHLSKSHLEELNIAQYTEIVEAEPRNTAAAIAFATLAVDKEDILIITPSDHLIEDLDLYNQCLEQAIQLAKNDAIVTFGLKPTKPETGYGYIQIRDNKVLGFREKPNGDTAKDFIKSGDFYWNSGIFCFKAGTFLKELEQYEPEVYQKSKEAFEKSKNGVLPLKESKEIPSISVDYAVMECTKKLQAVIGTFRWSDMGSFESIYEYLISKGYPTDKNGNMVIGTDIQTEFLGVENTIFVYTSDAILILKKEKAQDVKNVYEKWEKLRR